In Candidatus Methanosphaera massiliense, the following are encoded in one genomic region:
- the cbiQ gene encoding cobalt ECF transporter T component CbiQ produces the protein MVGVEELKKQDYLSNQDSILHNIDGRIKLITLVLIIVYAVSSQNNWVFLTLEVYLLLLVIISGIPLKDAIIRVLLILPFGFFIAIFQPFIHPGQILYTLPLGIHVTLEGLQFAELLMYRLTISITAIVLFSYITPMNDIATAFRRLHFPSEFAMIFSLFVRFIFLFYDELSSIRQAQASRCFDISGNTPYKWRIKQVGNLFLMMFLKAYERGETVFNTMASRGYNSESTLYTSNDKISTNSILYISIPIIIMIILSVLQYISII, from the coding sequence ATGGTTGGTGTTGAAGAACTAAAAAAACAGGATTATCTTTCTAATCAAGATAGCATACTACACAATATTGATGGTAGAATAAAACTTATTACTCTAGTACTAATCATTGTATATGCTGTATCTTCACAAAATAACTGGGTATTTTTAACTTTAGAAGTTTATTTATTATTATTGGTTATTATTTCAGGTATTCCTCTAAAAGATGCTATTATCAGAGTTCTTTTAATATTACCTTTCGGATTTTTCATTGCGATTTTTCAACCGTTTATACATCCAGGTCAAATATTATATACATTACCTTTAGGAATTCATGTAACATTAGAGGGTCTTCAATTTGCTGAATTATTAATGTATAGATTAACTATAAGTATAACAGCAATAGTATTATTCTCATACATCACGCCAATGAATGATATAGCAACTGCATTTAGGAGATTACATTTTCCAAGTGAATTTGCAATGATTTTTTCATTATTTGTCAGATTCATATTCCTATTTTACGATGAACTCTCCAGTATTAGACAAGCACAGGCAAGTCGTTGTTTTGATATAAGTGGCAATACACCATATAAATGGAGAATCAAACAAGTTGGAAATCTTTTCCTTATGATGTTTTTAAAAGCATATGAACGTGGAGAAACAGTTTTTAACACTATGGCAAGCAGAGGATATAACTCTGAAAGTACCCTTTATACATCAAATGATAAAATTTCCACAAATAGTATATTGTACATATCAATACCCATCATTATTATGATTATATTATCCGTTTTACAGTATATTTCAATAATATAA
- a CDS encoding carboxypeptidase-like regulatory domain-containing protein: MKSIINLEDMTVKQGRTGTIHFTVTDENNNNINGKTVIKFNQKTFLTGKVVDGLFSKECDFSDFGNDSYEMTVIFAGNDTCNASKADAILYIDKSTSRYGDNGKLNSKIIINDLNVRPDRLENMAFKVKDMDNNPVSGKVTVKLNDKTFIMGHVVNGLFSEKIDFSNLRNKAYNMTVLFAGNKKCNPSSTSVKLFVKQDKKFLRANKMDSKIDLKDFTVKKGAKKRVEFTVTDENGEPVSGKVVMKINKKTFLRGKAVDGVFSEEADFSNLNNDSYDVTVLFGGNMDCDPASVDVKLYIDKTKDIELSIQDIQNASYRLCKWIEINKRLPGKIAINKEKITIGSLLSVLTNTIKNIGDNNTGIVVSGRAKTPKVSSESITEVELIPFDDYMDIVEKVSSYIAENREAPSTIESSYGNIGFMNLVYTSAKIVANSSSTGLLSSVYVRPWKKIIAK; the protein is encoded by the coding sequence ATGAAATCAATAATAAATCTAGAGGATATGACTGTAAAACAAGGCAGAACTGGAACAATCCACTTTACAGTTACAGACGAAAACAATAATAACATAAATGGAAAAACAGTGATAAAATTTAATCAAAAAACATTTCTAACTGGAAAAGTTGTTGATGGTCTGTTTTCAAAGGAATGTGACTTTTCTGATTTTGGAAATGATTCATATGAAATGACTGTTATATTTGCTGGAAATGATACGTGTAATGCATCTAAAGCTGATGCAATATTATATATTGATAAAAGTACTTCCAGATATGGAGACAATGGTAAATTAAACTCTAAGATTATTATCAATGATCTTAATGTTAGACCTGATCGACTTGAAAATATGGCATTCAAAGTAAAAGATATGGATAATAATCCCGTATCAGGTAAAGTAACAGTTAAACTAAATGATAAGACATTTATCATGGGACATGTTGTTAATGGTCTGTTTTCAGAAAAAATTGATTTCTCAAATTTACGAAATAAGGCATATAATATGACTGTATTATTTGCTGGTAATAAAAAATGTAATCCCTCAAGTACAAGTGTAAAATTATTTGTTAAACAAGATAAAAAATTTTTAAGGGCTAATAAAATGGATTCTAAAATTGATTTAAAAGATTTTACTGTAAAAAAAGGTGCAAAGAAGAGAGTTGAATTTACGGTAACCGATGAAAATGGTGAACCTGTTAGTGGTAAAGTTGTAATGAAAATAAATAAGAAAACTTTCCTACGTGGAAAAGCTGTTGATGGTGTATTTTCAGAGGAAGCTGATTTTTCTAATTTAAATAATGATTCATACGACGTGACTGTTTTATTTGGTGGAAATATGGATTGTGATCCTGCTTCTGTTGATGTTAAGTTATACATTGATAAAACTAAGGATATTGAATTAAGTATCCAGGATATTCAAAATGCTAGTTACAGATTATGCAAATGGATTGAAATCAATAAAAGATTACCTGGTAAAATAGCTATCAACAAGGAAAAAATTACTATTGGTAGTTTATTAAGTGTTTTAACTAATACTATTAAAAATATTGGTGATAACAATACAGGCATAGTTGTATCTGGAAGAGCTAAAACTCCTAAGGTTTCAAGTGAGAGTATTACGGAAGTAGAACTTATTCCATTTGATGATTATATGGATATTGTTGAAAAAGTTAGTAGTTATATTGCAGAAAATAGAGAAGCTCCTTCAACTATTGAGAGTAGTTATGGTAATATCGGCTTTATGAATTTAGTCTATACTTCTGCTAAGATAGTTGCTAATAGTTCTTCTACTGGACTTTTATCTTCTGTATATGTAAGACCTTGGAAGAAAATCATAGCTAAATAA
- a CDS encoding OBG GTPase family GTP-binding protein — protein MSAEDRIKEIEEEIKHTQKNKATSHHIGKLKAQIAQLKEKIEKRNSSSTKGEGFLVRKSGDSTAVLLGFPSVGKSTILNYLTNANSKVGAYEFTTLDIVPGIMRYEDAKIQILDIPGIIKGASKGKGKGREILSATRNADLIIMVLDVFQPEHMDVILEEVRNIGVRPNEKKPNVKVSPKKRGGLNIISTVEQTHIDEKTIHSILSEYGIHSADVVLREDVTIDRFIDALEPNRAYIPMTIVVNKIDLATDEQLAQLRKKLPNALFVSADDGIKMEELKERIFVDLDLIRLYLKPQGKKADMEEPLIIRRGSTVEDVARKLHRDFVKNFKYAKVWGDSVKFPGQKVGLDHELMDHDIVRIIIKK, from the coding sequence ATGTCAGCAGAGGATAGAATAAAAGAGATAGAGGAAGAAATAAAACATACTCAGAAAAACAAGGCAACATCACACCATATAGGTAAATTAAAAGCTCAAATAGCACAATTAAAAGAGAAAATAGAAAAACGTAACAGTTCAAGTACTAAAGGTGAAGGATTCCTTGTTAGAAAAAGTGGAGATTCAACAGCAGTATTACTTGGATTTCCATCAGTTGGAAAATCAACCATATTAAACTACTTAACAAATGCAAACTCTAAAGTAGGAGCATATGAATTCACAACACTGGATATAGTTCCGGGAATAATGAGGTATGAAGATGCTAAAATACAAATATTAGATATACCAGGAATCATTAAAGGAGCATCTAAAGGTAAAGGAAAAGGTAGAGAAATTCTATCTGCTACACGTAATGCAGATTTAATAATCATGGTTTTAGATGTATTTCAGCCAGAACACATGGATGTAATACTTGAAGAAGTTAGAAATATTGGTGTAAGACCGAACGAGAAAAAACCAAATGTAAAGGTATCTCCTAAGAAAAGAGGTGGATTAAACATAATATCCACAGTGGAACAAACACATATTGATGAAAAAACAATACATTCCATACTAAGTGAATACGGAATACATAGTGCAGATGTTGTACTAAGAGAGGATGTAACAATTGACAGATTCATCGATGCATTAGAACCAAACAGAGCATACATTCCAATGACAATTGTGGTTAACAAAATAGATTTAGCTACTGATGAACAATTAGCACAATTAAGAAAAAAATTACCAAATGCATTGTTTGTATCAGCAGATGATGGTATAAAGATGGAAGAATTAAAGGAAAGAATATTTGTGGACTTAGATTTAATTCGTTTATATCTTAAACCTCAGGGAAAAAAGGCTGATATGGAAGAACCATTAATTATCCGTAGAGGTTCAACAGTAGAAGATGTTGCAAGAAAATTACATAGGGATTTTGTAAAGAACTTTAAATATGCTAAGGTATGGGGAGATTCTGTAAAGTTCCCTGGACAAAAAGTCGGACTTGACCATGAGTTAATGGATCATGATATAGTAAGAATAATTATCAAAAAATAG
- a CDS encoding 6-hydroxymethylpterin diphosphokinase MptE-like protein, with product MTRVYNDWDEWYPIICDDFGFDKSSDEKSAGLLNDKIRKKGKFNIGNLHLPNQCIVFGAGPSIKKHIALIKNKVNIKDYCLIAADGATTALLEEDIIPTIIVTDLDGSIDSIVEANQKGSILYVHAHGDNIEKINQYVPLLKNIIPTSQSEAHDLLENYGGFTDGDRAVHIATYGLNMNKIILAGMDFGEIITKYSRPEINNMLVHADDIKKKKLAYAEKLIENLKKNNPQLIIINILNYK from the coding sequence ATGACAAGAGTATATAATGATTGGGATGAATGGTATCCTATTATTTGTGATGATTTTGGTTTTGATAAATCTTCAGATGAGAAATCAGCTGGACTACTTAATGATAAAATTAGAAAAAAAGGTAAATTTAATATAGGTAATCTACATCTACCTAATCAATGTATTGTTTTTGGAGCAGGACCTTCAATAAAAAAACATATAGCTCTTATTAAAAATAAGGTTAATATCAAAGACTATTGTTTAATTGCTGCTGATGGTGCAACTACTGCACTCCTTGAGGAAGATATTATTCCAACAATAATTGTAACAGATCTTGATGGAAGTATTGATAGTATAGTAGAAGCAAACCAAAAGGGATCAATATTATATGTGCATGCGCATGGTGATAATATTGAGAAAATAAACCAATATGTACCACTGCTAAAAAATATAATTCCTACATCACAGTCAGAGGCACATGATTTACTTGAAAATTATGGTGGTTTTACTGATGGTGATAGGGCAGTACATATAGCAACATATGGTCTTAATATGAATAAAATAATTCTTGCAGGAATGGATTTTGGTGAAATTATAACAAAATATTCAAGACCTGAAATAAATAATATGCTAGTTCATGCTGATGATATTAAGAAAAAAAAGTTAGCATATGCTGAAAAATTAATTGAAAATTTAAAAAAAAATAATCCTCAACTTATAATAATTAATATATTAAATTATAAGTGA
- a CDS encoding pyridoxal-phosphate-dependent aminotransferase family protein — translation MDDTLLMIPGPTTVPKRVLEAMSRPIVNHRGPVYGEILEETTAMMSEVFKTDNESYLITGSGTSAMEASIANIIEKGDKVINVVSGKFGERLQQLTEVFGGESIPIEVPWGQAVDPAEIKRVMEENDDAKALTLIHNESSTAVVNPIKEVGKIMKDYDTLFVVDTVSSLGGDYVDVDKYGLDICLTGAQKCIAAPPGMAAITLNDDAWKVIDSVDSSTYYLDLKAMRKSGNKSPAQTPYTPSVSLTYAMREALTMVLEEGLENRIQRHHTGAIAVRSAAEALGLKLFAREGDRSNTLTAMYLPEGVTDDQLRGTMRNKYNIELAGGQDHLKGKIFRIGNMGITGLPEIAATITCLEMTLKELGIEFESGAGVAAVEDAFLKN, via the coding sequence ATGGATGATACTTTATTAATGATTCCAGGACCAACAACTGTTCCTAAAAGAGTACTAGAAGCAATGTCAAGGCCAATAGTAAACCACAGAGGACCAGTTTATGGAGAAATTTTAGAAGAAACAACAGCAATGATGTCTGAAGTATTCAAAACAGATAACGAATCCTATTTAATCACAGGATCCGGAACTTCAGCAATGGAAGCTTCTATCGCTAACATCATAGAAAAAGGCGATAAAGTAATAAATGTTGTTAGTGGTAAATTCGGTGAAAGATTACAACAACTCACAGAGGTATTCGGTGGAGAATCAATACCTATAGAGGTACCTTGGGGTCAAGCAGTAGATCCAGCAGAGATAAAAAGAGTAATGGAAGAAAATGATGATGCAAAAGCATTAACCTTAATACACAATGAAAGTTCAACTGCTGTAGTAAATCCTATTAAAGAAGTAGGAAAAATAATGAAAGATTATGACACATTATTTGTAGTTGATACAGTATCTTCATTAGGTGGAGATTATGTAGATGTAGATAAATATGGATTAGATATTTGTCTTACTGGTGCACAAAAATGTATAGCAGCACCACCAGGCATGGCAGCAATAACATTAAATGATGATGCATGGAAAGTAATTGATAGTGTAGATTCAAGTACATATTACTTAGATTTAAAAGCTATGAGAAAAAGCGGAAATAAATCTCCTGCACAAACACCATACACACCTAGTGTATCATTAACATATGCTATGCGTGAAGCATTAACAATGGTTCTTGAAGAAGGATTAGAAAACCGTATACAACGTCATCATACTGGTGCAATAGCTGTTCGTTCAGCAGCAGAAGCATTAGGTTTAAAATTATTTGCACGTGAAGGCGACCGTTCTAACACTTTAACTGCTATGTACTTACCTGAAGGAGTAACTGATGACCAACTTCGTGGAACTATGAGAAACAAATATAACATAGAGTTAGCTGGTGGACAAGATCACTTAAAAGGTAAAATTTTCAGAATAGGTAACATGGGTATTACTGGTTTACCAGAAATTGCAGCAACCATTACTTGTCTAGAAATGACCTTGAAAGAATTAGGAATCGAGTTTGAAAGCGGAGCTGGAGTAGCAGCTGTAGAAGATGCTTTCCTTAAAAACTAA
- a CDS encoding ammonium transporter — MEDFTVVAESLLNTGDTAWILMSTALVMIMTLPGLALFYGGMSKKKNVLNTMFLSLVGYAVACLIWVIYGYQFTFGATIGGFIGAPTNFFLSGISLEMIHPDSTIPELLYVVFQATFAAITVALISGAVVGRMKAKAWIVFVALWVTLVYVPIAHWVWGGGWLYQLGALDFAGGAVVHLNSGISALALILVLGPRKDRRLLPHHLGYSVIGAALLWFGWFGFNAGSALGANGLAANAFITTNTATATAMIVWILVDIWKTGKPTILGAITGAVAGLVAITPAAGFVDVPASIVIGATTVFVSYFAISYLKPKLGYDDALDAFGVHGMSGTWGAILTGVFAAPAINGATGLLYGNPSQLGIQIISIVAVAVYAFIVTYIIAQVLDKTMGIRVDEQTEIEGLDANEHEELGYRI, encoded by the coding sequence ATGGAGGATTTTACAGTGGTAGCAGAATCGTTACTAAATACAGGTGACACTGCCTGGATTCTAATGTCAACGGCATTAGTTATGATTATGACCTTACCGGGTCTAGCACTATTTTATGGAGGTATGAGCAAAAAGAAAAATGTTCTTAACACAATGTTCTTATCTCTAGTAGGATATGCAGTTGCATGTCTAATCTGGGTAATATATGGTTATCAATTTACATTTGGAGCAACAATTGGTGGATTCATAGGAGCACCAACGAACTTTTTCCTATCTGGAATCTCATTAGAAATGATTCATCCAGATTCAACAATACCTGAATTATTATATGTTGTATTCCAAGCAACATTCGCAGCAATTACAGTTGCATTAATTTCAGGTGCAGTAGTAGGTAGAATGAAAGCAAAAGCATGGATTGTTTTTGTAGCATTATGGGTAACACTAGTATACGTCCCAATTGCCCACTGGGTATGGGGTGGAGGTTGGTTATACCAACTAGGAGCTTTAGACTTCGCAGGAGGTGCAGTAGTACACCTTAACTCAGGTATATCAGCACTCGCATTAATATTAGTACTTGGACCAAGAAAAGACAGACGTCTATTACCTCACCATCTCGGTTATTCCGTAATAGGTGCAGCACTATTATGGTTTGGATGGTTTGGATTCAACGCTGGATCAGCTCTCGGAGCAAACGGATTAGCAGCAAACGCATTCATTACAACAAACACTGCAACAGCTACAGCAATGATTGTATGGATCCTAGTAGATATCTGGAAAACTGGAAAACCAACAATACTCGGTGCAATAACTGGTGCAGTAGCAGGATTAGTAGCAATCACACCTGCAGCAGGTTTCGTAGATGTACCAGCTTCAATCGTAATAGGAGCTACAACAGTATTTGTATCATACTTCGCAATATCATACTTAAAACCAAAACTCGGTTACGACGATGCATTAGACGCATTCGGTGTACACGGTATGTCCGGTACATGGGGAGCAATCTTAACTGGTGTATTCGCAGCACCAGCTATTAACGGAGCAACAGGATTATTATACGGTAACCCTAGTCAATTAGGTATACAAATAATAAGTATTGTTGCAGTAGCAGTATATGCATTTATAGTAACATACATAATTGCTCAAGTACTCGATAAAACCATGGGTATAAGAGTAGATGAACAAACTGAAATCGAAGGTTTAGATGCAAACGAACACGAAGAATTAGGTTACAGAATATAA
- a CDS encoding P-II family nitrogen regulator — MKEITAIIRSERLDAVKTALEKVGCKGITITEVKGRGEQLGIEENYRGTSYRIDLLPKVKVTSVVSDDAVETVANAITEAARTGNIGDGKIFVKNVENVIRIRTGERGDDAV, encoded by the coding sequence ATGAAAGAAATTACCGCAATTATTAGAAGTGAACGATTAGATGCAGTAAAAACTGCATTAGAAAAAGTAGGTTGTAAAGGTATCACAATCACAGAAGTAAAAGGTAGAGGTGAACAACTAGGTATTGAAGAAAATTACAGAGGTACCAGTTACAGAATAGATCTCTTACCTAAAGTAAAAGTCACATCAGTCGTATCTGATGATGCAGTAGAAACAGTAGCAAATGCAATCACCGAAGCAGCTAGAACAGGAAACATCGGTGATGGTAAAATATTTGTTAAAAACGTGGAAAATGTAATCAGAATAAGAACTGGAGAAAGGGGGGACGATGCAGTGTAA
- the npdG gene encoding NADPH-dependent F420 reductase has product MRIAIIGGTGSQGLNIGKRLAIAGEDIIIGSRKEEKALTKVEESLELLKDYDDIKMEGMSNEDAAQAGDLLILTVPLAAQKPTLQSIKDYVGDKILVDATVPLETAIGGSPARFIDLMEGSAAERTAKILKKTDVKVVAAFNNVSNSLLANIPEPIDCDCLLAGNDNEAKQVVKEIIEKIPGIDCIDCGKLEKARMIEKITPLLIGLNIKYKSQFGGIRITGIPKK; this is encoded by the coding sequence ATGAGAATAGCAATAATTGGTGGAACCGGTTCACAAGGATTAAATATTGGAAAAAGACTTGCAATTGCTGGTGAAGATATAATTATAGGATCAAGAAAAGAAGAAAAAGCTCTTACTAAAGTAGAAGAATCTCTAGAATTATTAAAAGATTATGATGACATTAAAATGGAAGGAATGTCTAATGAAGATGCCGCACAAGCTGGAGATTTACTAATATTAACAGTACCATTGGCAGCACAAAAACCAACCTTACAATCAATAAAAGATTATGTTGGAGATAAAATATTAGTAGATGCAACAGTACCATTAGAAACAGCTATTGGTGGATCACCAGCAAGATTTATAGATTTAATGGAAGGATCAGCTGCAGAAAGAACAGCTAAAATACTTAAAAAGACAGATGTTAAAGTTGTAGCTGCATTTAACAATGTAAGTAATTCCTTATTAGCTAATATACCAGAACCAATTGACTGTGATTGTCTATTAGCTGGTAATGATAATGAAGCTAAACAAGTTGTAAAAGAAATAATTGAAAAAATACCTGGAATCGACTGTATAGATTGTGGTAAACTAGAAAAAGCTAGAATGATTGAGAAGATCACACCATTATTAATAGGTTTAAACATAAAATATAAATCACAATTTGGTGGAATAAGAATAACAGGTATTCCTAAAAAATAA
- a CDS encoding P-II family nitrogen regulator, with amino-acid sequence MVKKIEAIIRQEKLEVVKDNLEKIGCNGLTVSEVKGRGEQLGIIEKYRGTEYKVDLIPKIKLEIVTTDDEVDNIAETIRNSAFTGKMGDGKIFISNVEEVIRIRTGEKGIDAI; translated from the coding sequence ATGGTTAAAAAAATAGAAGCAATTATTAGACAGGAAAAATTAGAAGTTGTTAAAGATAATCTTGAAAAAATTGGATGTAATGGTTTAACAGTTTCAGAGGTTAAAGGTAGAGGAGAACAATTAGGTATAATTGAGAAATATAGGGGTACTGAATACAAAGTTGATTTAATTCCAAAAATTAAATTAGAAATAGTAACAACTGATGATGAAGTAGATAACATTGCTGAAACAATAAGGAATAGTGCTTTCACTGGTAAAATGGGTGATGGTAAAATCTTTATTTCTAATGTAGAGGAAGTTATTCGTATTCGTACTGGTGAAAAAGGTATTGATGCAATTTAA
- a CDS encoding glutamate synthase-related protein, with protein MSFNVNRRSEICKQNNDRPGCCWYLCDNPKKSLCKNCYSCYSNCPHGVYEVINDEPQPVHQENCVGCKICEEMCPTQAIYVTPLPDEGRGIWSSQTMLEIKRKTQTGKDKIRGCGATRKLPSFDDLSILPAQVSRPPIDSYREPCKTEVVLGDRFAENPIKINTPIMIGAMSFGAISKEAKIAIARGSSIVGTITNTGEGGMLPEERHFADKLIAQYASGRFGVSANYLNNAEAVEIKIGQGAKAGMGGHLLGKKVTAEVAKIRNIPEGSDALSPARHMDIVGPEDLGMKIDQLREITDWKIPIIVKFTSGRVEQDVKIAAKAGADIIVIDGMQGGTGAAPEIITEHAGIPTIEAIRKADIALKDINLRSEVSLVAAGGIRSGADVAKAIALGADATYIGTAALVAIGCKVCRGCSLGKCPKGIATQDRVLRRRLDPVRGGNAVANYINAMTKEAEMLAQQAGHTDLQKLEFADLIALTMEASEITDVPLVR; from the coding sequence ATGTCTTTTAATGTAAATAGAAGATCTGAGATTTGTAAACAAAATAATGATAGGCCGGGTTGTTGTTGGTATTTATGTGACAATCCTAAAAAATCATTATGTAAAAATTGTTATAGTTGTTATTCTAATTGTCCTCATGGTGTATATGAGGTAATTAATGATGAACCTCAACCAGTTCATCAGGAAAACTGTGTTGGATGTAAAATATGTGAAGAAATGTGTCCAACTCAAGCTATATATGTAACTCCACTTCCTGATGAAGGTAGGGGAATATGGTCAAGTCAGACAATGTTAGAAATAAAACGTAAAACACAAACTGGTAAAGATAAAATCAGGGGATGTGGAGCAACACGTAAATTACCATCATTTGATGATTTAAGTATATTACCAGCACAGGTTTCAAGACCACCAATAGATTCATACAGGGAACCATGTAAAACAGAAGTAGTATTAGGAGATCGTTTTGCAGAAAATCCTATAAAAATAAACACTCCTATAATGATTGGTGCTATGTCATTTGGAGCAATTAGTAAAGAAGCAAAAATTGCAATAGCTAGAGGTTCAAGTATTGTAGGTACAATCACCAATACAGGTGAAGGTGGAATGTTACCAGAAGAACGTCATTTTGCTGATAAATTAATAGCACAATATGCATCTGGTAGATTTGGAGTATCTGCAAACTACCTTAACAATGCTGAAGCAGTAGAAATAAAAATTGGTCAAGGTGCAAAAGCTGGTATGGGAGGACACTTACTAGGTAAAAAAGTAACAGCTGAAGTAGCTAAAATCAGAAATATTCCAGAAGGTTCTGACGCATTAAGTCCAGCTAGACACATGGATATTGTAGGACCAGAAGATTTAGGAATGAAAATTGATCAATTACGTGAAATTACTGACTGGAAAATACCTATCATAGTTAAATTTACTTCTGGTAGAGTAGAACAAGATGTTAAAATTGCTGCAAAAGCAGGAGCAGATATTATAGTAATCGATGGTATGCAAGGTGGAACAGGTGCAGCACCAGAAATCATTACAGAACATGCAGGAATACCTACAATAGAAGCAATTAGAAAAGCAGACATTGCTCTTAAAGATATTAATTTAAGATCTGAAGTAAGTCTTGTTGCAGCAGGTGGTATAAGATCAGGTGCAGATGTAGCTAAAGCTATAGCATTAGGTGCAGATGCTACATATATAGGTACTGCAGCTTTAGTAGCAATAGGATGTAAAGTATGTCGTGGATGTAGTCTAGGTAAATGTCCTAAAGGAATAGCTACACAGGATAGGGTATTAAGAAGAAGATTAGATCCTGTACGTGGAGGAAATGCTGTTGCTAATTACATTAATGCTATGACTAAAGAAGCTGAAATGTTAGCACAACAAGCTGGTCACACCGATCTACAAAAATTAGAATTTGCTGATTTAATAGCATTAACAATGGAAGCTTCCGAAATAACAGATGTACCATTAGTTAGATAG